The following proteins come from a genomic window of Micromonas commoda chromosome 2, complete sequence:
- a CDS encoding predicted protein: MFAYKCSECCGDPPGRPHPRASATRCAQVRSYRYTSPEDSVLEKLFLQRFWNFGVRFFPTWFAPNLMTTVGLVFALGAYGTLLWHSPDLDGSLPAWAAVACAAMLFVYQTMDGMDGKQARRTGAGSPLGEVTDHGADAIA, translated from the coding sequence atgtTCGCCTATAAGTGCTCGGAGTGCTGCGGCGATCCTCCGGGTCGCCCGcacccccgcgcgagcgccacgcggTGCGCGCAGGTCCGATCGTACAGGTACACCTCCCCCGAGGACTCCGTGCTGGAGAAGCTGTTCCTCCAAAGGTTCTGGAACTTCGGCGTCCGATTCTTCCCCACCTGGTTCGCGCCCAACCTGATGACCACGGTGGGACTGGTCTTCGCGCTCGGTGCGTACGGCACGCTCCTGTGGCACAGTCCCGACCTGGACGGCAGCCTTCCCGCGtgggccgccgtcgcgtgcgcggcgatgctctTCGTGTACCAGACGATGGACGGCATGGACGGCAAGCAAGCGAGGCGCACCGGCGCGGGATCGcccctcggcgaggtcaccgaccacggcgcggacgcgatcgcc
- a CDS encoding predicted protein, with protein sequence MGDSDESTTGVNGLVSFFFVFPIWRRRSTRRDVGVLSAEFDAIRASLWRATTPRTSPGLSLKIFPRLFLTSDPLGHSAVRRRGLPSAKPGSRMSFQDRGDASVSPSSSDDDDDDDDPILTRIRQQIQDDDVKYGKPPGVDASVRQQQTTATVVRHVRDAGPRGMPAPTYRPRLVVARRAGGDADGGAGTSPGPSQLEVNNLDPGRVDTHAATHRGATQARVGRTSAAIRIARAGAAGTSTKPATDLETRSHVESSAALAELEAILADDAAFRPSRSTSAAAADASSRDLEETMRRADDAASEAERTRGELRARVSGIIAKVDDMTASSASLREIESMAKELHERTSDFGKELVEVARINDVRLDDD encoded by the exons ATGGGTGATAGCGATGAATCTACAACTGGCGTCAATGGTCTAGTG TCCTTCTTTTTTGTTTTTCCCATCTGGCGAAGGAGATCGACGCGACGTGATGTTGGCGTCCTAAGCGCGGAGTTTGACGCGATCAGGGCGAGTTTGTGGCGGGCTACGACGCCCAGGACGTCGCCTGGTCTCTCCTTGAAAATATTTCCTCGGCTTTTTTTGACATCGGACCCACTCGGTCACTCCGCAGTGCGAAGAAGAGGTCTCCCGTCGGCGAAGCCTGGATCGCGGATGTCGTTTCAAGATCGtggcgacgcctccgtctcgccgtcttcgagcgacgacgacgacgacgacgacgacccgatCCTAACGCGAATCAGGCAGCAGAtccaggacgacgacgtgaagTACGGCAAACCACCAGGTGTCGACGCGTCTGTGAGGCAGCAGcaaacgacggcgacggtcgtTCGGCACGTGCGAGACGCGGGACCCCGAGGCATGCCCGCGCCAACGTACCGGCCGCGTCTGGTGGTGGCCCGAAGGGCCGGGGGTGATGcggacggcggggcgggcaCGTCTCCAGGACCATCCCAACTCGAGGTCAACAATCTCGACCCCGGTCGCGTCGATACCCACGCCGCCACCCATCGCGGGGCGACCCAAGCCCGCGTAGGCcgcacgtccgccgcgattcgaatcgctcgcgcgggcgccgccgggacgtcgacgaaACCCGCGACGGACCTCGAGACGAGGAGCCACGTAgaatcctccgccgccctcgccgagctcgaggcgatcctcgcagacgacgccgcgtttcGGCCGAGCCGCTCcacctcggccgccgccgccgatgcgtCCTCCAGAGATCTCGAGGAGACGATgagacgcgcggacgacgcggcttccgaggcggagcgcaCGCGGGGTGAGCTTCGGGCGCGGGTGTCGGGGATCATCGCCAAGGTTGACGAcatgacggcgtcgagcgcgagtcTGAGGGAGATCGAATCGATGGCCAAGGAGCTGCACGAGAGGACGTCGGACTTCGGTAAGGAACTCGTCGAGGTGGCGAGGATCAACGACGTGCGTTTGGACGACGATTAG
- a CDS encoding predicted protein — translation MAADVLAHLPPRKRLKATAQIPSTSTSDLPPPVSLLALGAQRLKHAQEKDMITDDHGRPAGPKMNPMSPTTLMRVAGSFDNEATVPSESAGTVAADAKAKALAKGERAVAARQLANEKARAAKDAARVAEELADLAREAKKKAEELLGSRKTEELLGSRQTAGGAASKTPPAAPKPIRVKPKPRSPKPPKPLTDEEMAMRLHMEMNASPRFGRERRGRGGLEEARKDTSPVRIPAPPA, via the coding sequence atggctGCGGACGTGCTCGCGCATTTACCTCCGCGAAAACGCCTGAAGGCGACTGCCCAGATTCCGTCAACGTCAACGAGCGATCTTCCTCCGCCGGTGAGCCTGCTGGCGCTGGGCGCGCAGCGGCTCAAACACGCGCAGGAGAAGGACATGATAACCGACGATCACGGTCGACCGGCCGGCCCGAAGATGAACCCGATGTCCCCGACGACGCTCATGCGGGTGGCCGGCTCGTTTGACAACGAAGCGACGGTTCCGAGCGAATCCGccggcaccgtcgcggctgacgccaaggctaaggCGCTGGCCAagggcgaacgcgcggtcgccgcgcgtcaaCTGGCGAACgagaaggcgcgcgccgctaaggacgccgcccgcgtcgcggaggaacTCGCCGATCTGGCGCGagaggcgaagaagaaggcggaggagctgcTCGGGTCGAGAAAGACGGAGGAGCTGCTCGGGTCGAGGCAGacggccggcggcgccgcgagcaaaacccctccggcggcgccgaaaCCGATCAGGGTGAAGCCGAAACCGCGGTCGCCGAAACCGCCGAAGCCgctgacggacgaggagatggCGATGCGGCTGCACATGGAGATgaacgcctcgccgaggttcgggagggagcggcgcgggcgcgggggtttggaggaggcgaggaaggACACTTCGCCGGTGCGgatcccggcgccgcccgcgtga